In Massilia antarctica, the following are encoded in one genomic region:
- a CDS encoding YybH family protein → MRPFVLLAVLGLASLHTRAATPGETLAAFHAALQAGDQARAMALLSPDAVIYEAGHVERSRSEYADHHLADDIAFARATTRRVLRHKESIEGGIAMILDETESRGTFRGKKINAVGTETALLEKKGDGWVVLHFHWSSRKAK, encoded by the coding sequence ATGCGCCCATTCGTTCTGCTTGCCGTCCTCGGACTGGCGTCACTGCATACCCGTGCGGCGACACCAGGCGAAACCCTGGCGGCCTTCCACGCCGCCCTGCAAGCGGGCGACCAGGCGCGCGCGATGGCGCTCCTGAGCCCCGATGCGGTGATTTACGAAGCGGGCCACGTGGAGCGCTCGCGCAGCGAATATGCGGACCATCACCTGGCGGACGACATTGCGTTCGCCAGGGCCACCACGCGCCGAGTGCTGCGCCACAAGGAGTCGATCGAGGGCGGCATCGCCATGATCCTGGACGAAACCGAGAGCCGCGGCACGTTCAGGGGCAAGAAGATCAATGCAGTGGGAACCGAGACGGCGCTGCTGGAGAAAAAGGGCGACGGCTGGGTGGTGCTGCATTTTCACTGGTCGTCGCGCAAGGCGAAGTAG
- a CDS encoding multicopper oxidase family protein, translating into MVSRRNFFTGAGAVAVSTALVSRAGAASLPEAVVMDKASTQPPLNPPNGRPYNPVVTLNGWTLPWRMKDGVKEFHLVAEPVVREIAPGMKANLWGYNGQSPGPTIEVVEGDRVRIFVTNKLPEHTSVHWHGQRLPNGMDGVTGLTQPGIDPSKTFVYEFVAKRPGTFMYHPHADEMTQMAMGMMGFWITHPKDHNFMRVDRDFCFLLGAYDIDPGSYTPKVNTMLDFNLWTFNSRAFPGIDPLVIAQNDKVRIRVGNLTMTNHPIHMHGHEFVVTGTDGGWVPPAARWPEVTTDIAVGQMRAIEFIASEAGDWSLHCHKSHHTMNAMGHDVPTLIGVDQREVLGKINKLVPGYMVMGDKGMAGMAEMEMPLPDNTLPMMTGSGPFGGIGMGGMFTTMKVRKGLARGDYKDPGWYQHPPGTLAYEWKEGGIARPEPVRAPDAGRMAAKPGEQVLQVTKPGKNHAH; encoded by the coding sequence ATGGTCTCACGTAGAAATTTCTTCACTGGCGCGGGCGCGGTTGCCGTCAGCACCGCGCTGGTGTCGCGCGCCGGCGCCGCCTCGCTGCCGGAAGCGGTCGTCATGGACAAGGCATCGACCCAGCCGCCCCTGAACCCGCCCAACGGCCGCCCGTACAACCCGGTGGTCACCCTCAACGGCTGGACTTTGCCGTGGCGGATGAAGGACGGCGTCAAGGAATTCCACCTGGTGGCCGAACCGGTGGTGCGCGAAATCGCGCCCGGCATGAAAGCCAATCTGTGGGGATACAACGGCCAGTCGCCGGGACCGACCATCGAAGTGGTGGAAGGCGACCGGGTACGCATTTTTGTTACCAACAAACTGCCCGAGCACACCAGCGTGCACTGGCACGGCCAGCGCCTGCCCAACGGCATGGATGGGGTGACCGGCCTGACCCAGCCCGGCATCGACCCGAGCAAGACCTTCGTCTACGAATTCGTGGCCAAGCGGCCCGGCACCTTCATGTACCACCCGCACGCCGACGAAATGACGCAGATGGCGATGGGGATGATGGGTTTCTGGATCACCCACCCCAAGGACCACAACTTCATGCGGGTCGACCGCGACTTCTGCTTCCTGCTGGGCGCGTACGACATCGACCCCGGCAGCTACACGCCCAAGGTCAACACGATGCTCGACTTTAACCTGTGGACCTTCAACAGTCGCGCCTTTCCCGGCATCGACCCGCTGGTGATCGCGCAGAACGACAAGGTGCGCATCCGGGTCGGCAACCTGACCATGACCAACCACCCGATCCACATGCACGGGCACGAATTCGTGGTCACCGGGACCGATGGCGGATGGGTCCCGCCGGCGGCGCGCTGGCCGGAAGTGACCACCGATATCGCGGTCGGCCAGATGCGCGCGATCGAGTTCATCGCCAGCGAAGCGGGCGACTGGTCCCTGCATTGCCACAAATCGCACCACACCATGAACGCCATGGGCCACGACGTGCCGACCCTGATCGGGGTCGACCAGCGCGAGGTGCTCGGCAAGATCAACAAGCTGGTACCGGGCTATATGGTCATGGGTGACAAGGGCATGGCCGGCATGGCCGAGATGGAAATGCCGCTGCCGGACAACACACTGCCGATGATGACCGGGAGCGGCCCGTTCGGCGGCATCGGCATGGGCGGCATGTTCACCACGATGAAGGTGCGCAAAGGACTGGCGCGGGGCGACTACAAGGACCCGGGCTGGTACCAGCATCCGCCCGGCACCCTGGCCTACGAATGGAAGGAAGGCGGCATTGCCAGGCCGGAGCCGGTGCGCGCGCCGGACGCCGGCAGGATGGCGGCAAAACCGGGCGAGCAGGTGCTGCAAGTGACCAAACCAGGCAAAAATCATGCACACTGA
- a CDS encoding SMP-30/gluconolactonase/LRE family protein encodes MSKQAKVERVTEVICAVGESPLWNACEGAWYWVDIPARRIWRLDPASGAVRSWECPEMVACIALTDSGVLIAGMETGVFTVALGEGYLAKATFLAAPPELAPGMRFNDGRCDRQGRFWSGIMCLDMAEARSDGHLYRYTCEEGISAPVVSDLIVQNGLGFSPDGRTMYLSDSHGSRQRIWAFDYDTDSGMPHSQRVFVDMNVHRGRPDGAAVDVDGCYWTCGNDGGCLLRFTPEGTLDRTIELPMLKPSMCAFGGAAMDTLLVTSIAAGKAPDDQTAGTLVLVRPGVQGMPETPFRD; translated from the coding sequence ATGAGCAAGCAAGCCAAGGTTGAACGAGTCACGGAGGTCATCTGCGCGGTGGGCGAAAGCCCGCTGTGGAACGCGTGCGAGGGCGCCTGGTACTGGGTCGACATTCCTGCCCGGCGCATCTGGCGTCTCGATCCGGCGTCGGGCGCGGTGCGCAGCTGGGAGTGCCCCGAAATGGTGGCTTGCATCGCCCTGACCGACAGCGGCGTTCTCATCGCCGGCATGGAAACCGGCGTGTTCACCGTCGCGCTGGGCGAGGGCTACCTGGCCAAGGCCACCTTCCTGGCAGCGCCGCCCGAGCTGGCGCCGGGCATGCGCTTCAACGACGGCCGCTGCGACCGCCAGGGGCGCTTCTGGAGCGGCATCATGTGCCTCGACATGGCCGAAGCGCGCTCCGATGGCCATCTGTACCGCTACACCTGCGAAGAAGGCATCTCGGCGCCGGTGGTATCGGACCTGATCGTGCAGAACGGCCTCGGTTTTTCGCCGGACGGGCGCACCATGTACCTGTCCGACTCGCACGGCTCGCGCCAGAGAATCTGGGCCTTCGACTACGACACCGACAGCGGCATGCCGCACAGCCAGCGCGTGTTCGTCGACATGAACGTCCATCGCGGCCGTCCGGACGGCGCGGCGGTCGACGTCGACGGCTGCTACTGGACCTGCGGGAACGATGGCGGCTGCCTGCTGCGCTTCACGCCAGAGGGCACCTTGGATCGCACCATCGAGCTGCCGATGCTCAAGCCGTCGATGTGCGCTTTTGGGGGCGCCGCCATGGATACCTTGCTGGTCACCTCGATTGCGGCCGGCAAGGCCCCGGACGACCAAACAGCCGGCACGCTGGTGCTGGTGCGTCCGGGTGTGCAGGGCATGCCCGAAACGCCTTTTCGCGACTGA
- a CDS encoding methyl-accepting chemotaxis protein — protein sequence MKTFAFSNARIGTKVAAAMFVAVGGLFSIFVALTNAASQRHAEEEAVLHVTEKSRLFRTTVEVLDQSLRTQVAAYTKVFADSLRGQFAVDPAAMVEVAGKQVPVLTLAGKAINLDFAIPDAFTAQTGAYATIFARQGDDFIRVTTSHKKEDGKRAIGTALDHAHPAYQLLLDGQSYAGSASLFGGQYMTRYTPIVDAAKKVIGVLYVGINFTDSMRLIGEGIKSIKLGNDGGFYVLSARPGKDLGTALAHRQHEGENLLAARDSAGQAYVQTMLAQANGVLRYTEPGTTGADARVHIAAFSTVKDWQMLIVGDAYLDDVTAAATRQRNQAAGMGLLMVLIVTAMLYLIVKRLVVLPFGNALRAVETVGSGDLTGRVEVSSRDESGRLLASLQSMTDRLASVVTEVRSGTDAISAISTDVADGNMELSGRTEQQAAALEETASSMEQMNASVRHNAENALNAQVLSRDASDTARLGGSAVEQVVAKMDAISASAKRIADITSVVDGIAFQTNILALNAAVEAARAGEHGRGFAVVASEVRTLAQRSGAAAKEIKQLINESLEQVSYGTQLARNAGDTMHAVVGAIVKANKVIDEISAATQEQAIGIDQINRAVAQLDQVTQQNATLVEEAATAAQTMKGEALRLAQVVEFFVVDPAAAAQRPRAKALVLAR from the coding sequence ATGAAAACTTTCGCATTCTCAAACGCCAGAATCGGCACCAAGGTCGCTGCCGCCATGTTTGTCGCCGTCGGCGGGCTCTTCAGCATTTTTGTCGCGCTCACCAACGCGGCCAGTCAACGCCACGCGGAAGAGGAAGCGGTGCTGCATGTGACTGAAAAAAGCCGTCTTTTCAGAACCACCGTGGAAGTGCTCGATCAAAGCCTGCGTACCCAGGTCGCCGCTTACACCAAAGTATTCGCGGACTCCCTGCGTGGTCAATTCGCCGTCGATCCTGCCGCCATGGTGGAGGTGGCCGGCAAACAGGTGCCGGTGTTGACACTGGCCGGCAAGGCCATCAACCTTGACTTCGCGATCCCGGATGCGTTCACGGCGCAAACCGGCGCCTACGCGACGATTTTCGCCAGGCAGGGCGATGACTTTATCCGCGTTACGACGTCGCATAAAAAGGAAGATGGCAAGCGTGCCATCGGCACCGCGCTGGATCACGCTCACCCAGCCTACCAGCTGCTGCTGGACGGGCAAAGCTACGCCGGCTCGGCCAGCCTGTTCGGCGGCCAGTACATGACGCGCTACACGCCGATCGTCGACGCAGCCAAGAAAGTGATCGGGGTACTGTATGTGGGCATCAATTTCACCGATTCCATGCGCCTGATCGGCGAAGGCATCAAGTCGATCAAACTGGGCAACGACGGCGGGTTTTATGTGCTCAGCGCGCGGCCCGGGAAAGACCTCGGCACGGCGCTGGCGCACCGTCAGCACGAAGGCGAAAACCTGCTCGCGGCGCGCGATAGTGCGGGCCAGGCCTACGTGCAGACCATGCTGGCCCAGGCCAACGGCGTGCTGCGCTACACCGAGCCGGGGACGACGGGCGCGGACGCGCGCGTGCACATCGCCGCGTTCAGCACCGTCAAGGACTGGCAGATGCTGATCGTCGGCGACGCGTATCTCGATGACGTCACCGCCGCTGCCACGCGCCAGCGCAACCAGGCTGCCGGGATGGGCTTGTTGATGGTCCTGATTGTGACAGCGATGCTGTACCTTATCGTCAAAAGGCTGGTCGTGCTGCCCTTCGGGAATGCATTGCGGGCCGTCGAAACGGTGGGATCGGGCGACCTGACCGGCAGGGTGGAAGTGAGCTCCCGCGACGAAAGCGGCCGCTTGCTGGCGTCCTTGCAGAGCATGACAGACCGCCTGGCATCGGTAGTGACCGAAGTGCGCTCGGGCACGGACGCCATCAGCGCGATCTCGACCGACGTCGCCGACGGCAACATGGAATTGTCGGGCCGTACGGAGCAGCAGGCTGCCGCGCTGGAAGAGACTGCGTCGTCGATGGAGCAGATGAATGCCAGCGTGCGCCATAACGCGGAAAATGCCTTGAACGCACAGGTGCTCTCGCGGGATGCCTCGGACACTGCCAGGCTCGGTGGCAGCGCCGTCGAGCAAGTGGTGGCCAAGATGGACGCCATTTCGGCGTCGGCCAAGCGCATCGCCGATATCACCAGCGTCGTCGACGGCATCGCGTTCCAGACCAATATCCTGGCATTGAATGCGGCGGTCGAAGCCGCCCGTGCCGGCGAACATGGACGCGGCTTTGCGGTGGTCGCCAGCGAAGTGCGCACCCTGGCGCAGCGCTCCGGCGCGGCGGCGAAAGAGATCAAGCAACTGATCAACGAATCGCTGGAACAGGTTTCCTACGGCACGCAACTGGCACGCAACGCCGGCGACACCATGCATGCGGTGGTCGGCGCGATCGTCAAGGCAAACAAGGTCATCGACGAGATCTCGGCGGCCACCCAGGAGCAGGCGATCGGCATCGACCAGATCAACCGCGCCGTCGCCCAGCTCGACCAGGTAACCCAGCAGAACGCCACCCTGGTCGAGGAAGCCGCCACCGCCGCGCAAACGATGAAGGGCGAGGCATTGCGGCTGGCGCAAGTGGTCGAGTTTTTCGTCGTCGATCCGGCCGCAGCGGCGCAGCGGCCGCGCGCGAAAGCCCTGGTGCTTGCACGCTGA
- a CDS encoding MFS transporter: MNQQSIDNVKDKVRDDVRDNAVSNVIGKYRWTICALLFFATTINYLDRQVLSLLATDLSKQFGWSNTDYANITAAFQFVYAFSMLFAGRVIDKLGTKRAFVIAITIWSLGAIMHAFAIGIGEGLNGILASLGMTVVPVSIAGFMMSRAVLALGEAGNFPAAIKATAEYFPKKERSFATGIFNSGANVGAILAPLTVPLIAAAWGWQMAFIIIGAIGFFWMVLWTMFYDTPAKQARMGKAELDYINSDCAVVPEPAAGVARPKTSWFKLLGYRQTWAFALGKFMTDGVWWFFLFWLPKYLSTTYGLKGTDIIVPLAVLYSMTMVGSIGGGWFPTYFINRGDNPYDGRMKAMLCIAFIPLVVMLAQPFGYISFWVPVILIGIGASAHQAWSANIFTTVSDMFPKHSVGSVVGIGGMAGGMGGVLLTKLGGWLFDYYGGVGQISTGYMIMFSICALAYLAAWTMMKTLVPRYREITDL; encoded by the coding sequence ATGAACCAGCAAAGCATAGACAACGTCAAAGACAAGGTCAGAGACGACGTCAGAGACAACGCCGTAAGCAACGTCATAGGCAAATACCGGTGGACGATTTGCGCCCTCCTGTTTTTCGCCACTACCATCAATTATCTGGACCGCCAGGTCCTCAGTCTCCTTGCCACCGACCTGTCGAAGCAATTCGGCTGGTCGAATACCGATTACGCCAACATCACGGCGGCCTTCCAGTTCGTGTACGCGTTCTCGATGCTGTTCGCCGGCCGCGTGATCGACAAGCTCGGTACCAAGCGCGCCTTCGTGATTGCCATTACCATCTGGTCGCTCGGCGCCATCATGCACGCGTTTGCGATTGGCATTGGCGAAGGCCTCAACGGCATCCTGGCCAGCCTTGGCATGACGGTGGTTCCGGTGTCGATCGCCGGCTTCATGATGTCGCGCGCGGTGCTGGCGCTGGGCGAAGCGGGCAACTTCCCCGCTGCCATCAAGGCCACCGCCGAATACTTCCCCAAGAAGGAACGGTCGTTTGCCACCGGTATCTTCAACTCCGGCGCCAATGTCGGTGCCATCCTGGCGCCGCTCACCGTGCCGCTGATCGCCGCCGCGTGGGGCTGGCAGATGGCGTTCATCATCATCGGCGCCATCGGCTTTTTCTGGATGGTCCTGTGGACGATGTTCTACGATACCCCGGCGAAGCAGGCGCGCATGGGCAAGGCGGAACTGGACTACATCAACAGCGATTGCGCGGTGGTTCCCGAACCGGCGGCCGGCGTGGCCAGGCCGAAGACGTCCTGGTTCAAGCTGCTCGGCTATCGCCAGACCTGGGCCTTCGCGCTCGGTAAATTCATGACCGACGGCGTGTGGTGGTTTTTCCTTTTCTGGCTGCCGAAATACCTGTCCACGACCTATGGCTTGAAAGGCACCGACATCATCGTGCCGTTGGCGGTCCTGTACAGCATGACCATGGTGGGCAGTATCGGCGGCGGCTGGTTCCCCACCTACTTCATCAACCGCGGCGACAATCCCTACGACGGGCGCATGAAAGCCATGCTGTGCATCGCCTTCATTCCGCTGGTGGTGATGCTGGCGCAACCGTTCGGCTACATCAGCTTCTGGGTACCGGTGATCCTGATCGGCATCGGCGCGTCGGCCCACCAGGCCTGGTCGGCAAACATCTTCACCACCGTCTCCGACATGTTCCCGAAACATAGCGTCGGCTCGGTGGTGGGCATCGGCGGGATGGCCGGCGGCATGGGCGGCGTGCTGCTCACCAAGCTCGGTGGCTGGCTGTTTGACTATTATGGCGGCGTGGGCCAGATCAGCACCGGCTACATGATCATGTTCTCGATCTGCGCGCTGGCTTACCTGGCCGCATGGACCATGATGAAAACCCTGGTGCCGCGCTACCGCGAAATCACCGATCTGTAA
- a CDS encoding aldehyde dehydrogenase (NADP(+)) — MNINGEMVIGQRTVRGTAGVVRAIDPSRNDSMGPDFGLATEADVDAACDLAQSAFDAYRNTTLEQRAVFLETIAEGIVKLGPALIERAALETGLPTARLEGERGRTVNQLRLFAKVARDGYFIDATIDSALPERVPPRPDLRLRKIPLGPVAVFGASNFPLAFSVGGGDTASALAAGCPVVVKAHGAHLGTSELVGKVIAQAVADCKLPEGVFSMLFGEGRQIGQRLVDHPAIKAVGFTGSRQGGLALMRTAALRAEPIPVYAEMSSINPVFLLPAALSNDRAAVAQGFVDSLTLGVGQFCTNPGLVMGLQGDHFDQFVEAAAGALQAKGAGTMLTPGIHKAYLGGVEQLSAIAGVTLVAKGKPDGAGCAAQASLYVCDAATYLSTPALESEIFGPCALLVRCRDAQQMQQVAEHLEGQLTATVHALAADRAHAAALLPVLERKAGRILFNGYPTGVEVAHAMVHGGPFPATSDSRSTSVGASAIDRFLRPVCYQNVPADLLPDALADNNPLGLTRLVDGGMQLPR; from the coding sequence ATGAACATCAATGGAGAAATGGTCATCGGTCAACGCACCGTGCGCGGCACGGCCGGCGTGGTGCGCGCGATCGACCCGTCGCGCAACGACTCGATGGGGCCGGACTTCGGCCTGGCCACCGAGGCCGACGTCGACGCCGCCTGCGACCTGGCGCAAAGCGCCTTCGACGCATACCGCAACACCACCCTGGAACAGCGCGCGGTCTTCCTGGAGACCATCGCCGAAGGCATCGTCAAACTCGGCCCGGCGCTGATCGAACGCGCCGCGCTGGAAACCGGCCTGCCGACGGCGCGCCTGGAAGGGGAACGTGGCCGCACCGTCAATCAACTGCGCCTGTTCGCCAAGGTCGCGCGTGACGGCTACTTCATCGACGCCACCATCGATTCGGCCCTGCCCGAGCGCGTGCCGCCCCGTCCCGATCTGCGCCTGCGCAAGATCCCTCTGGGACCCGTGGCCGTCTTCGGCGCCAGTAACTTCCCGCTGGCGTTCTCGGTCGGCGGGGGCGACACCGCGTCGGCGCTGGCCGCCGGCTGCCCGGTCGTGGTCAAGGCGCATGGCGCCCACCTCGGCACCTCGGAACTGGTCGGCAAGGTCATTGCCCAAGCGGTGGCCGATTGCAAGCTGCCCGAAGGCGTGTTTTCGATGCTGTTCGGCGAAGGCCGCCAGATCGGCCAGCGCCTGGTCGACCATCCGGCCATCAAGGCGGTCGGCTTCACCGGCTCGCGCCAGGGCGGCCTGGCGCTGATGCGCACCGCCGCATTGCGTGCCGAACCGATTCCCGTGTACGCCGAAATGAGCAGCATCAATCCGGTGTTCCTGCTGCCGGCCGCCTTATCAAACGACCGCGCCGCCGTGGCGCAAGGCTTCGTCGATTCGCTGACCCTGGGTGTGGGCCAGTTCTGCACCAACCCGGGCCTGGTCATGGGCCTGCAGGGCGACCACTTCGACCAGTTCGTCGAAGCGGCTGCCGGCGCGCTGCAAGCCAAGGGCGCCGGCACCATGCTTACCCCGGGCATCCACAAGGCCTACCTGGGCGGCGTGGAACAGCTCTCCGCCATCGCCGGCGTGACCCTGGTCGCCAAGGGTAAACCTGACGGCGCCGGCTGCGCGGCGCAAGCCTCGCTGTACGTGTGCGACGCGGCCACCTATCTGTCCACACCAGCGCTGGAGTCCGAAATCTTCGGGCCGTGCGCCTTGCTGGTACGCTGCCGCGATGCGCAGCAGATGCAGCAGGTCGCCGAACACCTGGAAGGCCAGCTGACCGCCACCGTGCACGCCCTGGCCGCCGACCGCGCCCACGCCGCGGCGCTGCTGCCGGTACTGGAACGCAAAGCGGGCCGCATCCTGTTCAACGGCTACCCGACCGGTGTCGAAGTGGCGCATGCGATGGTCCATGGCGGCCCGTTCCCGGCCACCTCCGACAGCCGCAGCACCTCGGTTGGCGCATCGGCCATCGACCGCTTCCTGCGGCCCGTGTGCTACCAGAATGTGCCGGCGGACTTGCTTCCGGACGCACTCGCCGACAATAATCCTCTTGGCCTGACCCGCCTTGTCGACGGAGGCATGCAGCTCCCGCGGTAA
- a CDS encoding TolC family protein, giving the protein MRRLSTPLRRIALAAICAGAAGCASFSPDGGYADVRQLAQQRSGATIPATAPGAASVERQVAALLAKPLSADDAVTIALLNNRGLQAAYAELGIAEADLVQAGRIANPVLSFSRLKSHGGVEIERKLMLPVIGLLTMPVTMRLERRRYEQAQLRAAGDVLRTADTTRRAWYGAVAAQQSAEYMEQVKNAAEASAELARRMAVAGNWSKLQHAREQAFYADAVAQLARARQTRTFEREKLTRLLGLSSAGAFTLPDRLPDLPAAPREVIDAETQAMNNRLDLLMAQKELAGLASSLGLTRATRFVNLLDLSYLRNTSAAGERATGYEIELQIPLFDWGGTKVARAEALYMQAVHRAAGAAIDARSQVRESYGAYRTAYDLARHYRDEVVPLKKRIADEQLLRYNGMLISVFELLADAREQVVSVNAAIEAQRDYWIADAALQAALTGPAPVQQ; this is encoded by the coding sequence ATGCGACGACTATCCACCCCGCTGCGCCGCATCGCCCTGGCGGCCATCTGCGCCGGTGCCGCCGGCTGCGCATCGTTCTCGCCCGACGGCGGCTACGCCGATGTGCGCCAGCTCGCGCAGCAGCGTAGCGGCGCCACCATTCCCGCCACGGCGCCGGGCGCCGCCAGCGTCGAACGCCAGGTCGCCGCGCTGCTGGCCAAGCCTTTGTCGGCCGACGATGCGGTGACCATCGCCCTGCTCAACAACCGCGGCCTGCAGGCCGCCTACGCGGAACTGGGCATCGCCGAAGCGGACCTGGTGCAGGCCGGCCGCATCGCCAATCCGGTGCTCAGCTTCAGCCGCCTGAAAAGCCACGGCGGCGTCGAGATCGAGCGCAAGCTGATGCTGCCCGTGATCGGCTTGTTGACCATGCCGGTCACCATGCGACTCGAACGGCGCCGCTACGAACAGGCGCAATTGCGCGCGGCCGGCGACGTGCTGCGCACCGCCGACACTACCCGGCGCGCCTGGTACGGCGCGGTCGCGGCTCAGCAAAGCGCCGAGTACATGGAACAGGTGAAAAACGCCGCCGAAGCGAGCGCCGAACTGGCGCGCCGCATGGCGGTGGCCGGCAACTGGAGCAAACTGCAGCACGCGCGTGAACAGGCGTTCTACGCCGATGCGGTGGCGCAGCTGGCCCGCGCGCGCCAGACGCGCACCTTCGAACGCGAAAAGCTCACGCGCCTGCTGGGCCTGTCGAGCGCGGGCGCCTTCACCCTGCCCGACCGCCTGCCCGACCTGCCGGCGGCCCCGCGCGAGGTGATCGATGCCGAAACCCAGGCCATGAACAACCGGCTCGACCTGCTGATGGCGCAAAAGGAACTGGCCGGACTGGCCTCGTCGCTGGGCCTCACGCGCGCCACCCGCTTCGTCAACCTGCTCGACCTGAGCTACCTGCGCAACACCAGCGCAGCGGGCGAGCGTGCCACCGGCTACGAAATCGAACTGCAGATTCCCCTGTTCGACTGGGGCGGCACCAAAGTGGCCAGGGCCGAAGCGCTGTACATGCAGGCCGTGCACCGCGCCGCCGGCGCCGCCATTGACGCGCGCTCGCAGGTGCGCGAAAGCTATGGCGCCTACCGCACCGCCTACGACCTGGCGCGCCACTACCGCGACGAAGTGGTTCCGCTCAAAAAACGCATCGCCGACGAACAGCTGCTGCGCTACAACGGGATGCTGATCAGCGTCTTCGAACTGCTGGCCGACGCGCGCGAACAGGTCGTCAGCGTCAACGCCGCCATCGAAGCGCAGCGCGACTACTGGATCGCCGACGCCGCCCTGCAAGCCGCGCTGACCGGCCCCGCGCCGGTCCAACAATGA
- a CDS encoding heavy-metal-associated domain-containing protein — protein MIKLSIPDMSCGHCAGVITKTVKELDQDAVIAFDMPARTVELNTTAAQERIVTSLANAGYPATVAR, from the coding sequence ATGATCAAGCTGAGTATCCCCGACATGAGCTGCGGCCATTGCGCAGGCGTCATTACCAAGACCGTCAAAGAGCTCGACCAGGATGCCGTCATCGCATTCGACATGCCGGCCCGCACGGTCGAGTTGAACACGACAGCGGCGCAGGAACGGATCGTCACCAGCCTCGCCAATGCCGGCTACCCTGCGACAGTGGCACGTTAA
- a CDS encoding GAF domain-containing protein, producing MSISTAQLWMESGALASWKTPGGHRRCRLSEVARLQSSGQGGATAPRAETLAQEFIKPLTATYPMLESEQLRLKALAASGLIDSPPDPLFDRLTWLASRMTGCPMALMSLLTSERQWFKSRVGLEAAQTPRDAAFCSHAILSPEGMVIEDAWADERFARNPLVLSEPYIRFYAGIPVTDRQSNRLGTLCVLDAVPRQLTDDQHRALKELAALVSDEISRAK from the coding sequence GTGAGCATCAGTACCGCCCAGTTATGGATGGAGAGTGGGGCGCTCGCCTCATGGAAAACGCCCGGCGGACACCGGCGTTGCCGCCTCAGCGAGGTGGCGCGCCTGCAGAGCAGCGGGCAGGGTGGGGCCACGGCGCCGCGGGCGGAAACCCTGGCGCAGGAATTCATCAAGCCGCTGACGGCGACCTACCCGATGCTGGAATCGGAACAGCTCCGGCTCAAAGCCCTGGCGGCCAGTGGCTTGATCGACAGTCCGCCCGACCCCTTGTTCGACCGGCTGACCTGGCTGGCTTCGCGCATGACAGGATGCCCGATGGCGCTCATGTCCTTGCTGACCTCCGAGCGGCAGTGGTTCAAATCGCGTGTGGGGCTGGAAGCGGCGCAAACGCCGCGAGACGCTGCCTTCTGCAGCCATGCGATCCTGTCGCCCGAGGGCATGGTGATCGAGGACGCATGGGCCGACGAGCGTTTTGCCCGCAACCCTCTGGTGTTGAGCGAACCTTACATCAGGTTTTATGCCGGCATACCTGTCACCGACAGGCAATCGAACCGGCTTGGCACGCTGTGCGTGCTCGATGCCGTACCGCGCCAACTCACCGACGACCAGCACCGCGCCCTGAAGGAATTGGCGGCGCTCGTCAGCGACGAGATTTCTCGCGCAAAGTAG